ATCGCCCCGATTTTTAACAAGCAGCGCGAAGGAGTACCTCGTGCCTGGATATTTACGTCCGCTACCATGGCAGTCAAGAATGACTTTAGCCATTATGTGTCGCAAATGGGGCTGTGGGACCAACCGGCGTGCACCTGGCCCAGTCCTTTTAATTACCAGGAGCAGGGTTATTTGTATGTGCCTAACGGCATGCCACAGCCCAATTCCTTTGGCTACATGGATGCAGTCATTGATGCTGCGTTACCAGTCATAGAAGCGGCTGGTGGCAAGACTTTCCTGCTATGTACTACCTTGAAAGCAGTGAAGTACAGCGCAGAACGTTTGCGCGAAGAATTCCAGAAGCGCGGCCTGGATTTTCCTTTGTTTGTACATGGCGATGCTGGCAGAACCGAATTACTTGACCGCTTCAGGGCCGCAGGCAATGGCGTGCTGATAGGTAGTCAAAGTTTCTGGGAGGGAGTAGATGTACGTGGCGATGCCTTGTCCCTGGTGATTATCGATAAGCTGCCTTTCGCGCCACCTGATGATCCGGTATTGTCCGCCCGCATCGCTGCGATGGAGAAAAAGGGCTTGAACGGTTTTGTTCATCATCAATTACCAGAAGCGATTATCAATTTAAAGCAGGGCGCCGGTCGCCTGATTCGGGATGAAGGTGATAAAGGCGTATTGATGATTTGTGATCCACGTCTGATCTCAAAACCCTATGGCAAACGTATCTGGCAAAGCTTGCCGAGTTTCGCGCGCACCAGGGAGCTGGCAGATGTACAGGCTTTTTTCAAGAAGATCAACAGTCCCGCGTAAACTGCAATGCTAGGGAAAACTAAATAGCCTGTAATAACCAAATGAAAAAGCAGCGCTGAAAACAGCGCTGCTTTTCTGCTCAGTTACTGTCTGGATTACCAGATACTGACACGCTCAGCAGGTGCCAGGAACATCTTGTCACCTTCCTTGAGTTTGTAGGCATCATAGAAACCCTGCATGTTGCGCAGGCTGCCATTTGCGCGGATTTCTCCCGGGGAGTGTGGATCTGTTTTCAAGCGCGCAATCATGGTTGCTTCACGCATCTTCCCGCGCCACACCTGTGCAAAACCCATGAAGAAACGCTGATCGCCAGTCAGGCCACCAATGACTGGTGCTGGTTTGCCACCCAGTGACAGTTTGTAGGCTTTGTAGGCAATTGCCAGGCCGGAATTGTCTGCAATATTTTCACCCAAAGTCAACTCGCCGTTGACGTTGTAACCGGGGATAGGACTGAAGGCACCATACTGCTTGACTAGGACAGCGGTTTTGGCCGCGAACTTGTCATGATCTTCTTTGGTCCACCAGTCACGCAAATTGCCAACGCCGTCATATTGCGCACCCTGATCATCAAAGCCATGGCTGATTTCATGACCAATGACGGCACCTATGCCACCATAGTTGACTGCATCGTCAGCTTTGGCATTGAAGAATGGCGGTTGCAGTATCGCCGCCGGGAAGACGATCTCATTGAGTTCAGGATTGTAATAGGCATTGACAGTTTGTGGTGTCATACCCCATTCGTCACGATCTACTGGTTTGCCAAGCTTATTCAATTCAAATTGTGCGGCATACATGCGGGCGTTGCGCAAGTTGCCGACTGCATCGCCTTTAGTAATGTTTAAGCCAGAATAGTCGCGCCATTTGTTTGGATAGCCAATCTTGGGCGTGAAAGTAGCCAGTTTTGCCTGTGCTTCTTTCTTGGTTTCTGGACTCATCCAGTCCAGCGTGTCTATACTTTGTTTATAGGCCAGCAGCAAATTGCCAACCAGCTTCTCCATTCTTGCTTTGCTTTCAGCTGGAAAATGCTTGGCTACATAAAGTTTTCCCAAGCTTTCGCCGAGTGCGGAATCCGCCAGTCGCACGCCACGTTTCCAGCGCGGCTCCTGTTTTGGAACGCCAGCCAGGACGGTGGAGTTAAACGCAAAACTTTCGTCGCTGAATTTTGCTGGAAGTTGAGCCGCAGCAGAACGCAGGATATGCCATTTGAAATAGACTTTGAGATTGTCCAGGGCCGTATCTTGCAAAACCTTGTTCAGGCCAGTCAGGTAGCTAGGCTGGCTGACGATGATGTAATCTACCTTGCCTTTGACGCCCATTTCTGCAAGATAAGCATTCCAGTCGTAGCCTGGTGTCAAGGCATCGAGCTTGTTGATCTCAATTTTATTGTAGGCCTTGACAGGGTCACGCAATTCAACCTTGGTCCATTGTATTTTTGCGAGCTCTGTTTCCAGGGTCAGTATGTCTGCAGCATGTTTGCCAGCCTCTTTGTCACCAGCGAGCGTCAGCATTTTTTCTATATGCGCCTGGTATTTGATACGGAAATCTTTTAATTTCGCATCGTCATTATTGAGGTAATAGTCACGATCAGGTAAACCCAATCCAGCCTGGGCTATGTCAAAAACATATTTGGTGGAATCCTTGTTGTCCTGATGAATCTGAAAATCATATGGCGCGCCTATGCTGGCTCGGTTTAGCCATGCCATCAAACCGGGGATCTGTTTTTTGTCGGTCATGCCATCTACTTTTGCAAATTCAGCTTGCAAAGGTTTCAGACCCAGGGATTCAATGTGTGCCGTATCCATGTAACTGGCATACATATCCGCAATTTTTTGCGCGTCTGTGCCAGGCTTATTTTTGGCTTTGGACAAAGCTTCGATGAGTGAATGCAAATGCGGGATAGTCGCTTCGCGTAAGTCCATGAAAGCACCCGCAGAGGACCTGTCTGAAGGAATTTCGGTATTTTTTAACCAATGACCGTTAACATGGCGAAAAAAATCATCCTGGGCACGCACTGCGGCATCATTATGCTTGGATTCTATGCCTGACAACAGAACTGGTGTCGCTGAAGCCGCTTTTGCTGGTT
This is a stretch of genomic DNA from Undibacterium sp. KW1. It encodes these proteins:
- a CDS encoding M13 family metallopeptidase: MKAHVLSAIALMIAGTVGSQLATAAEPAKAASATPVLLSGIESKHNDAAVRAQDDFFRHVNGHWLKNTEIPSDRSSAGAFMDLREATIPHLHSLIEALSKAKNKPGTDAQKIADMYASYMDTAHIESLGLKPLQAEFAKVDGMTDKKQIPGLMAWLNRASIGAPYDFQIHQDNKDSTKYVFDIAQAGLGLPDRDYYLNNDDAKLKDFRIKYQAHIEKMLTLAGDKEAGKHAADILTLETELAKIQWTKVELRDPVKAYNKIEINKLDALTPGYDWNAYLAEMGVKGKVDYIIVSQPSYLTGLNKVLQDTALDNLKVYFKWHILRSAAAQLPAKFSDESFAFNSTVLAGVPKQEPRWKRGVRLADSALGESLGKLYVAKHFPAESKARMEKLVGNLLLAYKQSIDTLDWMSPETKKEAQAKLATFTPKIGYPNKWRDYSGLNITKGDAVGNLRNARMYAAQFELNKLGKPVDRDEWGMTPQTVNAYYNPELNEIVFPAAILQPPFFNAKADDAVNYGGIGAVIGHEISHGFDDQGAQYDGVGNLRDWWTKEDHDKFAAKTAVLVKQYGAFSPIPGYNVNGELTLGENIADNSGLAIAYKAYKLSLGGKPAPVIGGLTGDQRFFMGFAQVWRGKMREATMIARLKTDPHSPGEIRANGSLRNMQGFYDAYKLKEGDKMFLAPAERVSIW